GGCTAGTGTAACTAGAGCTCCAATAGCCCTCGCTTCTAGGGACTACACAGCCCAGGGTTCTGTGTGAAACCTCTGGGTCTGCAATTTctaccaggcttcctgtccatctaAATGTGAGTCTGATGCCCAGTCATGGCACCCTGTGCCCCtgtccccctctcccccaccacaCCACTTCCTGTTCCTCTCCACACACCATTCCCAAGCCGCACACCCTGTCCTCTCACCCCTAGTTCCTTCCTGACAACTCCCTCAGGTTCTCAGATCTCCACTGACCATTTCTTCTTGATCCCAAAATTCTTTCATGGGCCCTGGCTCCCCAGTTACCTTTCATACTACTCCATCTGCTCCCGGACTACTCCCAGGTAGGAGCAATAGCTTGGAATCTTTGCACAGCCTCTTCCCTCTAGTATAGTGGCTCTGAAGCACGGCAATTTTATCTTCTTCCCTCACCCCAAGGACATAAGGTAATGTCCttagatatttttgtttgttatagctgtgctgtgctgtgcttagtcactcagtcatgtccgactctttgccaccccgtggactgtagctcgccaggctcctctgtccatggggattctccaggcaagaatcctagagtgggttgcctcctCTTGCTATAACTGGGTAGGTCACAACTTGTGCCATAGGATACCACTAAACATCATACGACACACAGGGTGGGCACCTGTGataaagaattatctggccccaaatgtcaatagcCTGTACATTGAGAACACCTGCACTGTTATACAGCAACAGGTCTACAAGGTTAAGCTCAGAAACTGTCATGCATGGAGTCTTTTCTTGCTAAACTTCCAGGAATAGTTACTCTTTCTGTTCCTCAATTGGGAGAGGGGAGCGGGGTGTTGCCATGAAACAGCTAGCACTTCATCAAGAATCTATGAAAAAAGAAGCAAGGAGTTTCCCTGCTCCCTAAATTTACTACCATCTTTTAGAGAAAGTACTGGACTACAACCTTTGAATGCCTTTCTGCCTGTACAAGATAGTGCCACTTTTTGGAATGGGAAGAGCAACTTATTATTTTAGCAGTTTATCAAATGCAAAGTTTCATATGGTGAATGCAGTAAGGATGGGGAGCCCTACttcactaattttattttcttcattcttcaaCCTTCTTTGAATATGAGAATATTTGCTCGGTCAGAAAAACACCCTAGAGGCGATTGTGTTCAGCAAAACTAATTGCCTTTGTTTTAATTTAAGGTGGAGGAATTCTTTCTTAAGAGTGTACATATTTCTCAGAAACTGGCCCAGAGAATTACTTGTTTCTTTAGAGCAGAGTTTCTTGAGCCTCTGTTTATAACTAAGCAATGAAGATGCTTGCCAAAATATTTCATTGGTCAGtctaacttctttttttccactctTGCCAGTTTCTCCCATCTGCACCCAGGTATCTTCAGCATGGGGGAACAAAACCACTCTCCTGGGAAGGAGCTTCAGCACTGGACACGAAAAGAGGCTGCAGGAAAGAGAAGCTGGCACTCCCACGCCTACGCCCTTGGTGCCATTTCCAACTTTATGTCTACTTTTCTGACCTTTCCTATCTATAAGGTTGTGTTCCGGCAACAGATCCATGCTGTGGCGGTGTCAGAGGCTGTGCGGCAGCTTTGGCATGAAGGCCCTCAATACTTCTACCGGGGAATCTATCCACCTCTTCTCTCCAAGACATTGCAAGGGACTCTGCTGTTTGGGACTTACGATAGCATGCTGTGTTTTCTCTCCCCTGTTGGGCCACACTCCCTGGGGAACCGCTGGGCTGCAGGGCTTATGTCTGGTGTGGTGGAGGCTGTGGCACTTAGCCCCTTTGAGAGGGTGCAAAATGTGCTCCAGGATGGTCGCAAGCAAGCTCGCTTTCCCAGCACGTTCAGCATTCTCAAGGAATTTCACTCTTATGGGCTTTGGGGCCGGCTGTCGCAGGGTTACTATCGCGGTTTCTGGCCTGTCCTTCTCAGGAACAGCCTGGGGAGTGCTCTGTATTTCTCCTTCAAGGATCCCATCCAGAATAGCTTGGCAGAGCAAGGCCTGCCCCACTGGGTTCCTGCCTTGGTGTCTGGGAGTGTCAATGGAACAATCACCTGCCTAGTTCTGTATCCTCTGATTGTGCTGGTTGCCAATATGCAGTCCCACATTGGCTGGCAGAGCATGCCAAGCTTATGGGCCTCTATCCAGGATGTGTGGGACACTCGGGGCCGAAAGGTATTTCTGATTTACCGGGGAGGTTCCCTGGTCATCCTAAGGTCCAGTGTAACCTGGGGCCTCACTACTGCTATCCATGACTTCCTGCAGAGGAAGTATCATTCCAGGAAAGAGCTGAAAGACTGACTGGCTGCAGGCAGTGTGGTGTGGCCATGGCAACTTGTTATTCTAAGCCTTCCTGGGGTGGCTTAAATAGCTTACTTCTTTGGCCTGGTCACCTAATACAACTATTCTTCAAAATCTTTCAACTGTCAGTACACTCAAGAAGGTTCCAACTACCAGCCTACTGTGTAAAGACAAAACCCAACAGAGTTCCTTggttagaaaaagaaattcaccCCTGTTTATCCACAGCTTCAAGCAGACCCAGGAAGGCTTTAAGTAACATGTCACCTGCATGAAATATCATTCCTTTAAGGAATTTGCT
This Budorcas taxicolor isolate Tak-1 chromosome X, Takin1.1, whole genome shotgun sequence DNA region includes the following protein-coding sequences:
- the SLC25A53 gene encoding solute carrier family 25 member 53 produces the protein MGEQNHSPGKELQHWTRKEAAGKRSWHSHAYALGAISNFMSTFLTFPIYKVVFRQQIHAVAVSEAVRQLWHEGPQYFYRGIYPPLLSKTLQGTLLFGTYDSMLCFLSPVGPHSLGNRWAAGLMSGVVEAVALSPFERVQNVLQDGRKQARFPSTFSILKEFHSYGLWGRLSQGYYRGFWPVLLRNSLGSALYFSFKDPIQNSLAEQGLPHWVPALVSGSVNGTITCLVLYPLIVLVANMQSHIGWQSMPSLWASIQDVWDTRGRKVFLIYRGGSLVILRSSVTWGLTTAIHDFLQRKYHSRKELKD